A single Sutterella megalosphaeroides DNA region contains:
- a CDS encoding UDP-N-acetylmuramoyl-tripeptide--D-alanyl-D-alanine ligase — protein sequence MSSVQRLGLDALWIKEALEAVEGLLLKAPETLPEGAIDAVLSDSRRAGPGTLFVALPGERFDGHDFVADVARRGATAALVARPVDADIAQFVVADTVEAYGAIAARYRRELGARIVAVAGSNGKTTTTQMVAAIMRAAHGDRTASTAGNFNNHVGVPQTLLSFPRGTEYAVVEAGMNHPGELARLADWIRPDTVLLTNAQREHQEFLAGVRETAWENGLAVAALPDSGFAVYPSDDASCDVWASIARARGVRALTFATDPAVKADARMTLDERGDAVLRFSDRTPGGAACLVFPFGMAGEHNRHNAAGAALAARTLGLPDSAIVEALTNFRALRGRGAAIRTEDGSDITIYDEAYNANPDSMKAAMRILVEDPSPAKVFLMGDMGEVGKDGPACHAEVGAYARELGLTLWTCGELSQYAAEACGERARRFATVAELLEHLTELPASKAAFTVKASHSMGFDRVVARLLELHARRDDAPRNPTNEN from the coding sequence ATGAGTTCCGTACAACGTCTCGGCCTCGACGCCCTGTGGATCAAAGAGGCGCTTGAGGCGGTCGAAGGACTGCTTCTCAAGGCGCCCGAAACGCTTCCCGAGGGAGCGATCGACGCGGTCCTCTCGGATTCGCGCCGCGCAGGCCCGGGCACCTTGTTCGTCGCCCTGCCGGGCGAGCGCTTCGACGGACACGATTTCGTCGCGGACGTCGCTCGTCGCGGTGCGACCGCGGCCCTCGTCGCGCGTCCGGTCGATGCGGACATCGCGCAGTTCGTCGTCGCCGACACGGTCGAAGCCTACGGGGCGATCGCCGCACGGTATCGGCGCGAACTCGGCGCGCGCATCGTCGCGGTGGCGGGGAGCAACGGCAAAACCACCACCACGCAGATGGTTGCGGCGATCATGCGCGCCGCGCACGGCGATCGAACCGCCTCGACCGCGGGGAATTTCAACAACCACGTCGGCGTGCCGCAGACGCTCCTGAGCTTCCCTCGCGGAACCGAGTACGCGGTCGTCGAAGCCGGGATGAATCACCCCGGAGAACTCGCGCGCCTTGCGGACTGGATCCGCCCCGACACGGTGCTCCTTACGAACGCGCAGCGCGAACATCAGGAGTTTCTCGCCGGGGTGCGTGAAACGGCGTGGGAAAACGGCCTGGCCGTTGCGGCGCTCCCGGATTCGGGCTTCGCGGTCTACCCCTCGGACGACGCCTCGTGCGACGTCTGGGCGTCGATCGCGCGCGCCCGCGGCGTGCGTGCGCTCACGTTCGCGACCGACCCCGCCGTCAAGGCCGACGCCCGCATGACGCTCGACGAGCGGGGCGACGCGGTGCTCCGTTTTTCGGACCGCACCCCGGGCGGCGCCGCGTGCCTTGTCTTTCCCTTCGGAATGGCGGGCGAACACAACCGCCACAATGCGGCGGGTGCGGCTCTCGCCGCCCGCACGCTCGGGTTGCCCGATTCGGCGATCGTCGAGGCGCTTACGAACTTTCGCGCTCTTCGCGGCCGCGGTGCGGCGATTCGCACCGAAGACGGCTCCGACATCACGATCTACGACGAGGCCTACAATGCCAACCCCGACAGCATGAAGGCCGCCATGCGGATTCTCGTCGAAGATCCGAGTCCCGCGAAGGTCTTCCTCATGGGCGACATGGGCGAGGTCGGGAAAGACGGTCCCGCCTGTCACGCCGAAGTGGGCGCTTATGCTCGGGAACTGGGGCTCACGCTCTGGACGTGCGGCGAACTCTCGCAGTACGCGGCCGAAGCCTGCGGCGAGCGTGCGCGCCGGTTCGCGACGGTCGCGGAGCTTCTGGAGCACCTCACCGAACTCCCCGCGTCGAAGGCCGCTTTCACCGTGAAGGCGAGTCATTCGATGGGGTTCGATCGGGTCGTTGCCCGACTCCTCGAACTTCATGCGCGCCGAGACGACGCACCCCGAAATCCCACCAACGAAAACTGA
- the mraY gene encoding phospho-N-acetylmuramoyl-pentapeptide-transferase yields the protein MLLELFRNWSSSVTGFGVFNYLTLRAVMAALTALFIGFAAGPWMIRRLRAMHFGQAVRDCGPKTHLVKDGTPTMGGALMLVAITVSTLLWADLSNRFIWVVLFVTLGYGIVGWIDDYRKVVHHNPRGMSAREKFAWQSVIGLLAAFYLVFALSVPAGGTLAETLSAWYDARFPLDVSTNLHLLIPFFKDIALPFGMIGFMAFTYVVIVGSSNAVNLTDGLDGLAILPSVLVGSALGIFCYVVGRPDFANYLIFPYIPGAGELVVIAAALAGAGLAFLWFNAHPAQVFMGDVGALALGGCLGTMAVIARQELVLAVMGGVFVVETLSVMIQTVYFRLSHGKRIFLMAPIHHHFELKGWKETQVVTRFWIITFILVLIGLSTLKIR from the coding sequence ATGCTTCTTGAACTTTTCCGCAACTGGTCGAGCTCCGTCACGGGGTTCGGCGTATTCAACTACCTCACGCTGCGCGCGGTCATGGCCGCGCTCACGGCGCTTTTCATCGGCTTTGCGGCGGGTCCCTGGATGATCCGACGGCTGCGCGCCATGCACTTCGGGCAGGCGGTGCGCGACTGCGGCCCCAAGACCCACCTCGTCAAGGACGGCACGCCCACGATGGGCGGCGCCCTCATGCTCGTTGCGATCACGGTGTCGACGCTCCTCTGGGCCGACCTCTCGAACCGCTTCATCTGGGTGGTGCTCTTCGTGACGCTCGGCTACGGGATCGTCGGCTGGATCGACGACTACCGCAAGGTCGTGCACCACAATCCGCGCGGCATGAGCGCGCGTGAAAAGTTTGCCTGGCAGTCCGTGATCGGGCTCCTGGCTGCCTTCTACCTCGTCTTCGCGCTGAGCGTGCCGGCGGGCGGCACGCTGGCCGAGACGCTTTCCGCCTGGTACGACGCGCGCTTCCCGCTCGACGTGAGCACGAACCTGCATCTCCTCATCCCCTTCTTCAAGGACATCGCGTTGCCATTCGGGATGATCGGCTTCATGGCCTTCACGTACGTCGTGATCGTGGGCTCGTCGAACGCCGTGAACCTCACGGACGGCCTGGACGGTCTGGCGATTCTCCCGTCGGTCCTCGTCGGTTCCGCCCTCGGGATCTTCTGCTACGTGGTCGGGCGCCCCGACTTCGCGAACTACCTGATCTTCCCCTACATCCCGGGAGCGGGCGAACTCGTCGTCATCGCGGCGGCGCTTGCGGGGGCGGGCTTGGCCTTCCTCTGGTTCAACGCGCATCCCGCTCAGGTCTTCATGGGCGACGTGGGCGCGCTTGCTTTGGGCGGATGCCTCGGCACGATGGCGGTCATCGCTCGTCAGGAACTCGTTCTCGCCGTCATGGGCGGGGTGTTCGTCGTCGAAACGCTCTCCGTCATGATTCAGACGGTCTACTTCCGACTCTCGCACGGCAAGCGCATCTTCCTCATGGCGCCGATTCATCACCACTTCGAGCTCAAGGGCTGGAAGGAAACGCAGGTGGTGACGCGCTTCTGGATCATCACGTTCATTTTGGTGTTGATCGGTCTTTCGACCCTCAAGATCCGCTGA